From a region of the Lactuca sativa cultivar Salinas chromosome 4, Lsat_Salinas_v11, whole genome shotgun sequence genome:
- the LOC111907017 gene encoding short-chain dehydrogenase TIC 32 B, chloroplastic, which produces MLNLPIYICVCLFGVITLAWKVVIRCTPNMKGTMRYLAGIAGQSGYGSKSTADQVTQDCSSLPPHLTAIVTGATSGIGAETARVLAKRGVKIVMPARDLRKAARVKENIQKEHPKADIIVLEIDLSSFASIKKFCSEFLSLEIPLNILINNAGKFSQKLEFSEDKFEMTFATNYLGHFLLTELLLEKMIDTARQTGVEGRIVNVSSVIHSWVKKDHFDFNRMLQPKHYNATRAYAQSKLANIMHANELATQMKAIDANITINSVHPGIVKTGIIRDHKGIITDSMFFVASKLLKSTSQGASTTCYVALSAKMEGVSGRYFADCNESRCSALASDDSEAHKLWKQTRALIYKRLRTEIKS; this is translated from the exons ATGTTGAACCTCcccatatatatttgtgtgtgtttatttggtGTTATAACATTGGCGTGGAAGGTTGTGATAAGGTGTACGCCAAACATGAAGGGAACCATGAGGTACTTAGCTGGGATTGCAGGTCAAAGCGGATATGGATCAAAGTCAACTGCTGATCAAGTTACTCAAGATTGTTCTTCCCTTCCTCCTCATCTCACTGCTATTGTCACTG GCGCAACATCTGGAATCGGAGCAGAGACAGCGAGAGTATTAGCAAAGAGAGGGGTGAAGATTGTGATGCCGGCGAGAGATTTAAGGAAGGCGGCGAGAGTGAAAGAAAATATACAAAAGGAGCACCCGAAAGCTGACATCATAGTCTTGGAGATTGATCTTAGTTCATTTGCTTCCATCAAAAAATTTTGTTCTGAATTTTTGTCACTAGAAATACCTCTTAATATTCTCAT aaataacgCAGGCAAATTTTCTCAGAAGTTGGAGTTCTCAGAGGACAAATTTGAGATGACATTTGCTACAAATTACTTGG GTCATTTTCTGCTTACGGAACTATTGTTAGAGAAGATGATAGATACAGCAAGACAGACAGGAGTCGAAGGAAGAATAGTGAATGTTTCTTCTGTGATTCATAGTTGGGTGAAAAAGGACCATTTCGATTTCAACCGAATGCTCCAACCAAAGCA TTATAATGCAACTCGAGCTTATGCTCAATCGAAGTTGGCCAACATAATGCATGCTAATGAGCTCGCAACACAAATGAAG GCGATAGACGCAAACATAACTATCAATTCTGTGCATCCAGGGATCGTGAAGACTGGAATCATCAGGGATCATAAAGGCATTATCACAG ATTCTATGTTCTTtgttgcttccaagttgttgaagTCAACATCGCAAGGAGCATCAACTACATGTTATGTTGCTCTAAGCGCGAAAATGGAAGGGGTGAGTGGGAGATATTTTGCAGATTGTAATGAGAGTCGTTGCTCTGCACTTGCTAGTGATGATTCCGAAGCACACAAGCTATGGAAACAGACTCGAGCACTTATCTATAAACGACTAAGAACCGAAATAAAATCTTGA